The proteins below come from a single Cannabis sativa cultivar Pink pepper isolate KNU-18-1 chromosome 3, ASM2916894v1, whole genome shotgun sequence genomic window:
- the LOC115696762 gene encoding uncharacterized protein LOC115696762, translated as MRKSANEAFELLEEMAITNQQWSTEGGPTKKVAGMQEVDAITKLTAQVEALTKLVTAQAKQAQVVCKLCGGPHTTDTCPIDVDSFPMEEAHTIGNYQNNYGRQQNFQKQFPNQQQQGFYPQQSQHQQQQDSSIGSNPQLDMLLQFMTEIKSSIKVLENKVEQLASQNTNRTQGNLPSTTKVNPKENCNAITLRSGKTYDGQNKDKPKEEDDVETTPTPEKEKTTDGLPQKETPPAISIDHHIKIPYPQRLHKNKMDKQFLKFLEIFKKLHINIPFIEALEQMPTYLKFMKDILSKKRKLEEFEMVALTEECSAVLQKKLPPKLKDPGSFNIPCSIGGSIQTKALCDLGASINLMPLSMFKRLKLGEDKPTTVTLQMPDRSLTHPRGIIEDVLVKVGKFIFPADFLILDMEEDENIPIIFGRPFLATGRALIDVQKGELKLRVQKEEETFKVFAATEIPTCCRV; from the coding sequence ATGAGGAAAAGTGCTAATGAAGCCTTTGAATTACTTGAAGAAATGGCCATAACTAATCAACAATGGTCAACAGAGGGAGGCCCAACTAAAAAGGTTGCAGGTATGCAAGAAGTTGATGCAATAACCAAGTTGACAGCCCAGGTGGAGGCATTAACAAAGTTGGTGACTGCACAAGCCAAACAAGCTCAAGTTGTCTGCAAGTTGTGTGGAGGACCTCATACTACTGACACCTGCCCTATAGATGTCGACAGTTTCCCAATGGAGGAAGCCCACACCATTGGAAACTATCAGAATAATTATGGTCGTCAGCAGAACTTCCAAAAGCAGTTTCCTAATCAGCAACAACAAGGGTTTTATCCTCAGCAAAGccaacatcaacaacaacaggACTCTAGTATAGGGTCTAATCCTCAATTGGACATGTTGCTACAATTCATGACAGAGATTAAGTCATCCATTAAGGTCTTGGAAAACAAAGTGGAGCAGTTGGCTTCTCAAAACACTAACAGGACTCAAGGTAACTTGCCTAGCACTACTAAAGTCAATCCAAAGGAGAATTGTAATGCAATTACCTTGAGAAGTGGTAAGACCTATGATGGGCAAAACAAAGACAAGCCAAAGGAGGAAGATGATGTAGAGACAACACCTACACCAGAGAAAGAGAAGACTACTGATGGGCTTCCACAAAAAGAAACACCACCTGCAATCAGCATTGACCATCACATCAAAATTCCTTATCCTCAAAGACTTCACAAGAACAAGATGGATAAGCAGTTTTTGAAATTCCTGGAAATATTCAAGAAACTGCATATCAACATCCCATTCATAGAGGCTTTGGAACAGATGCCAACTTATCTAAAGTTCATGAAAGATATCCTATCTAAGAAAagaaagttggaagaatttgagatggtggCACTTACTGAAGAGTGCAGTGCGGtcctgcaaaagaaactaccaccCAAGCtaaaagatccgggtagtttcaacaTTCCATGCTCAATAGGGGGTTCGATACAAACAAAAGCTTTATGTGACTTGGGAGCCAGTATCAACTTAATGCCCCTATCTATGTTTAAAAGATTAAAATTAGGGGAAGACaagcccacaacagtgactttacagATGCcagatcgttctttgactcatcctcgggGTATAATTGAAGATGTTTTGGTAAAAGTTGGTAAGTtcatcttccctgctgatttcttaATACTTGACATGGAGGAAGATGAGAATATTCCTATCATCTTTGGAAGACCATTCCTAGCAACGGGAAGAGCATTAATTGATGTACAgaagggggagttaaagttgcgtgttcaaaaagaagaagagactttCAAGGTATTTGCCGCAACTGAAATTCCTACTTGTTGTCGAGTGTAA